gaatttttataaaattcaaaataatttctgatttctttgttaatttttttatcaaaaatcaaGTCGGAATCAATATCAACTTGATCAAAAATTGGCAAAACTATTGTCTGAATACTGCAAATCTACAAGAAAAGTTTATTCTTGAAGGCATTTAGACTGTTAAAAGCATTAACAAAAGGTCTGGACCCAGAACTGTTGTCACAATTTCCAACGAACACTTTTTAATAAGCGTTTCCGCAATAGTATGCGATTTCTTTATTGCTAAAAGTAACAGTTTGTCAatggatataaatacatgtttcgGAAGCGTTCCTTTAATATCTTCTCGGACTTTTTTAGCCTTGAAAAATTCGAAATCCTTTCCTGAATAATTTCACtgtttttttaatatcaaatcaTAATTTAAGTTCCCGATAATCATTTCTCTTTCTGCTTACCAGGTCCCccagtttaataaggaatttttaAATTCGTTCATATTAACCAAATGAGCAAAtcagaaatatataagaaaattaaaaataatttaataattgattataaaatattaaatcctAGTACAACATCGTGTCCACGTTGTGCAcgttaatataaattttagtagATAAAAATGTCACTCCGAGTACCCGTCCCTGCAGGAATTGAACGAATGATGAAACAAGGCTCCCAAGTATCAATCCCCCAATAACCCATCCCAGCGTCACACAGGACTAGAAGACGGAGTATATCGCAACATTGAAGCATGTATTCAACTTGCAAATTACATAAACACAACTTTCGGCCCAAATGGCAATCCTACTAAATAAAAATTCCCAGGAAGAAGTAAAATGGTGATAAACTATCTCGAAAAATTATTTGTGACCTCCGATGCCTCCACAATCGTGAAAGAACTCGACGTCCAACACCCTGCCTGCAAATTAGTCGTGATGGCCATCCAACACCAAGAACGAGAATGTGGGGACGGGACAACCCAAGTGCTCCTTCTTTGTGTCAATCTTCTCGAAAATGCAGCCAAACTTTTAAAATCAGTTCGATTTTAGTTTTTTTGACATCCAAAGGGACTTCCTCTTAAAGATGTGATTTCAGGATTTCAAAACGCTTTGGATTTTTGTTTAAAGACCCTCCCCGGTGTTTTCACGGTGAAATATTTTTTAGAGTTGGTTGTGGACTCCCCGGTGGATCTCAAAGACAAAAATTCCGTGATTAAAGCCATCCGTACCCCAATATCCTCAAAACAGTGTGGATTGGAGGATTTGATCACAGATTTAGTGGCCGATGCCTGCAGTATtccaaaaagtgaataaaaacgTAATTTAGTGTCAATTTTGCCACCATCTGGCAAGTTCAGTGTGGACAATGTGAGAGTTTGTCGCATTCTGGGGTCGACGGTGGAATGTTCCCGAATAATGGAAGGGATGGTGATCGAGACAAAACCCGAGAGTGTGGAGACAAGTGTAGAAGGtggaaaaatattgatatattcgTGTGCATTTGACGTGGCACAGACCGAGACGAAGGGGACAGTTTTGATCAGGACAGGAGAAGAGTTGGTCAATTTCAGTCGGAGTGAAGAGAGGAGTATTGAGGAGGTGAATGTGGCACTATATTTGTAGCAAGTAAAGGCAATTGCTGAGACTGGTTGTAACGTGGTTGTGTCTATTGGGAAGGTTGGGGACATGTATCGACATTTTGCGAATAAGCATGGACTCGTTCTTATTAGATTTACCTCAAAGTTTGACCTCCGTCGACTTTGTTTGCTGACGGGAGCCACTCCTCTCCCAAGATTGGTGGTGCCTGATCAGGGGGAGTTGGGGAGGTGTGATTCTGTCCATTTTGAGGAGATTGGGAGCACTCATGTTGTCCTTTTCAAGCAGACAAGTTTGGTGTCGACTGTCATCCTGCGTGGTTCATCTGACCATATTATGCTGGATGTGGAGAAGGCAGTGGATGATGGGATCAATGCCTTCAAGTCCCTCACGAGGGATAATCGGTTATTGCCCGGGGGAGGGGCTGTGGAGTTGGAATTGGCCAACAGACTGAATGTTCTGTCGTGTCCTGGTGCATTGGAGCAGTGTTCATTGGCCATGCTTGGAGTGGTGAGACAGATTGGAGACAACGGGGGACTGAAGGGAACAGTCAATGCATTACTTGGTGAGCATGTGAAGGGGAGTGTGAATGCGGGGTATATTGCGGAGGGGGATAGTCTTCGAATGGGGGATGTTGTGGAGGCTGGATTGTTTGATTTGTATAACACTAAGCATTGGGTGATAAAGAATGCATTTAATACTGCTATTACTATTTTGAGGATTGATGAGGTGAGGGGTGTTTTGTATTTGTAGGTCATCATGTCTAAGCCAGCTGGAGGACCCCGACCGAGGGAGACGGGGACTAATGCAGTGAGAGATACTGGACCGGAAGAAGACTAGATTAGTCCATTTACATTCTTTTGATTCCTTTAATGCTTTTTGGTTATATTCTTGTCTTAAACTTATGATTATGTTTGTGATAAACTAAAGTTCATCATTTGTCCTTTAAAAacagttaattattttttatcagtttcaaatgaataataaaatatagtataatgTTAATTATCATATTTATGATATTTCAAAAGTGCTAGTTCAAGAGCCAGAGAAGACTCTTGGGTGATATTAAAGGGCCGCCATTAATTAGTTAAAGAAACTGTGTTTTAGCATGTTTTTTGTGCCAATGGTGTATTTATAAGTTCATATTTGTCAATTGATGAACGCATGATATTTGCTAAATTTAAATACTGTCGATATTAAtcgaattttatgtttatttaatatttatcacATCCCTAAAAGAGGATTAATTTCATAAGGTTTTAAACAAATCTTTCCTAagttttttccaatattttaaaatttctttacgCTGCTAAtaattaacttgtagttattatcaaatagttttttttggaaaaaaaaaatagtaaaaatttttGTCATAAACTTTAGGACtgataaataattgaatttttgattgaataaaacaataattaaaaattatattaaattaaaaatattttaaactttaaaaataaaaataaatacaataattacAGCGTAACTGTCGCGTTATTCGTTGTCATGAATTCAAATGAAGAATGTTGGGACAGATCGACCGTTCTCGATCCTACATGGGAAAGACAACAAAAACGTGTATAAAATCTAAAATCCTTATCATTCAAAAATAATGCTCTTATTTATACCTAAAATCCACTTATTAATAACTCATTTAATCCATTCTAATATTTTAATCATCATATTTAATTACTTATATTATCCCCTGAACTATTAAATTACCCATATTAAATTATGACGTTATTATTAAATTCCTATTTAATTTGCGGTCAAATTCCTTAagataaaattcttttttgattataacatggacaaaaatttcagtacataaattatttttatacaaaaataactttgctgatacatattttattttaataggcCTTCACTCAATGGTGTAACTCACATTTGAAAAAACTTAATTTAAAAGTCGAATGTTTCGACACTGATTTTATGGACGGACGTCTTTTGATTAAATTACTCGAAGTGATCTCCAACGAGGGACTCCCAAAGCCGGAGACTCGCGGAATGAGATTTCACAAAATTGCTAATGTCAATATGGCACTCGAATTTATTGAGAGTAAAGGAGTTCAAATTGGTCTCCATTGGGGCGGAAGGTGTTTTCTGACATTTAAAATAGAAATTGTGGACGGAAATTTGAAAATGACTCTTGGAATGATTTGGACGATAATTCTCCGTTTTGCAATACAAAATATTCAAGTAGAAGGTATTTTCTATACAACCAAACCACAGAGAGTTCTGCCAAAGAGGGACTCTTGTTGTGGTGCCAACGTAAAACCGCGGGGTACCGAGGAGTGGACGTCAAAAATTTCCATTCGAGTTTTAATAACGGAATGGCTTTTGGGGCTTTGATTCATCGCCACAGACCAGATTTGATTGATATTAACAGCTTTGACGTAATCCGACTGTATTACACGATTGTAGTGTTCTACTCCTCGCAAGAATCTAAATAATGCATTTTCCACAGCAGAAAAACACTTGGATATTCCCCGAATGTTGGACACTGATGGTTTGAGTATTATTACGTAATCCTGAGACCTTTTACAACCGGGGGGTGCGGATGAGCATTCAGTCATGGCTTATGTCTCTTCTTTCTACCATCGTTTTACATCCGATCAGAAAGTTGGTTATTATTGACATTGAACTAAGGCTACGAAAGCAGCGGAGAGTGTCAGTTTGGCATTAAAGGTGAATCAAGAAAGTGAATCAATGATGGGAGACTATGAACGACTGAGTAGTCGGGTAGTCCGTTCATGGCAGTGACATTCAGTTACTTGATTGGATTCGGCAGACTATAAATTGGTTGAATAGTCGTCCTGATGAGAACTCGGTCGACAAGGCTCTCCAAATTTTAAATTCATATCAAAAATATGGACTGACAGAAAAGCCGTCCTACTATGCTGAGAAAATAGAATTAGAGACGGTTTACAACACACTCCAAACCAGATTAAAATTGGCGGGAAGGCCATGTTTTCTGCCAACTCAGGGGAAGCTCATTTCGGTAGTTGAGGTTGTGTttatttaaggatattgaacgagaGTGGGGCAAGCTGGATGTGGCAGAACTGGGATTTGAGGATTGGATATTCCAGTTGATAGAAAGGTGTAAGTTCAGTCGACATGTTTAGATTGCGATTTCTGTCTCATTTGGTGAATAAATTTTACAAGCGTTGTGTGGCATACGAAGTGTGGCTTACTGATAAAATGACAGAAATGCCTAAAATCAAGCCACGGAGTATCACCGTGGGGAATATAAAGGTATTCTGTCCCGTTAGGTCTTTCAGCCAATGCTCAATATGGCAAAGGCAGTGAACGAAGCACTCAGAAGGGAGGACCAGGGGAGTGACCCTCTCAGAGAAATTTCCGAAATTGCAGCCTTTCTTAGGTTTTTCTACTCTTTTAATGGCCAATAGGGAACAAGGGTATTACGACATTGCGAATATTGACAAGACTGAGAATAAGTTGATAGAACAGCACTCCCTTTTATATAAGACTAGTCAGACTGTGATTAGTCGACTTGAGGTATGGATATTGGCTCTAAATTAGAATTCTCAAACTATTTTGGAAAAGGCCGACGTACTGCTCATGGAATATGCCAAGCGAGTAACGgttagtatgtttatatatatcaattataggCCTTCAAAAAGTGGTTGGATTCTGTAAATGAGGACATGGAGGACACCCACATAGTCAATAACGAGGACGAGGCACTGCAATTGCAGACATCCCATCGAGAATTCGAACAAAGTCTCCCATCTGCCAAAGCTCGATTGGATCAAATTCAGTCACTTGTTACAGAAATAAGCAATTTAAGCCAAGAATCGACCATTTCTCCTCTGACGGAGACAGTCTACACAGTCGTCAGTATTAAAGTTGTGTTTATTCAGTAATTTCCGTAGTCCGTTGTGGCCGCCTTCGACAAAATGAACAAACTGCGAGAGGAAAGATCAAAAGAACTCGAAAGGGAGGTTCAAAGTCAGAGATATGTATTTCCTCATAATTGAATCACAAAGATCAAAGAGATCAAAGAAGACTTCCGCAACTCCTCAAAAGCAACAAATGAGTGGATTATAAGGATGGCAGGCGAGGTGAAGAAGGTCGAGCAAATTGGATCGAGTGACCTCCAGCCTGAGTTGGACTACCTGATTCAATGTGAGCAAAAAGTAGCCGAATTTGAGCCCCAGTTGAGTATTCCAGAAAGGCATTATCAAGTATAAAGAACTGTGTTTACTCAAACATAGAAAATTGTGGATGTGAATGTGTTTGACACACGAAATTTGGGTTATAGTATTCAAAAGTTAAAAATGGACTACGAAAAACTCCGGTCGTACATTTCAGCCCAGTACAGGgaaatagagaaggagagattAGCCAGAGTGGCTTCGACCGGAGTGTCTCAAGAGGAGATTGAATATTTCCAAGCCTCATTTGCCCATTTTGATGCCAACAACGATCACAAACTCAACTTTGAGGAGTTTCGCAGCTGTCTTATTTCAGTGGGATATGACCCTGCTACTGTGGAGAATGTATATTGGTATTGTAGAGTGTAGGACACTGCTTTCGCTGATTTAATGAAGAGGTTGGACAAGGATAGGATGGGGTATATCACATTCAGTACATATCTCGAGTTCATGAAGGATATTAACGAGTCGAGGGAGACTGTGGAAAATCTCTGCAATTCGTTTCGTGTGTTGGCCAATGGGAAAGTAGGCCTTTGGTGGGATTATTCATAGCCTTACATAACTGAGAAACTACTGAGGGATAATTTGGAAAGAGAACAGGCTGATTATTGCATTAGAAATATGTCTCCTTACAGTGAGCCCACTGATGAACCAAACCCCTTGGATTATGTCTCTTTTGTATTTTCGCTCTTTGGAGGATCCAGTGACTTGTGATAATTCTTATGAACGCAAAAACTTATCGCCTATATTAATTGTTGTCTACTAATTTACTGTCGGATTATATTTAGATAAATTTGTTTCTAGTTTTTTGGTGATTTTTAGTGTCAATTTTGTATTGCGTAATATACTTTGTGTTTGCACTTGATATTTTTGTCACATGCAAACGTAATATAATTTATAGATActtggaatttttattttaaagatgaatatgataaagaaattttggggatattttttgattttcataaaatttaatcAGTTCAGGTTCaatcaaaacaattttttattgcaaaaaatattttagcaaataatCAACAAATCATTGTCGTATCATAATTAATTGTGACAAGCGATCTATATATAACAGGATTATTCGATATAGATATTATTACAACTGATTTATGCTTCCTAAATCTGACACGGCTGCAAGTAAACAAACCTTTGGTGAGAAATACCGACCAAAGTCTCAAAATCGTACAACTCGTCTTCTGAACCCGGCTAGTTCTTTCAGCATGAAACATGGCCCAGAAAACCGTTTGAACGTTAAGAGTATTGAATATGGATTTGGAGTATCTCAAAGACCTTCGCAAATTCAAATTCTGAAGTTGAATTGTTTAAAAATTCGAGAATTCAAGaaaaaactgaaatgaaagaaCTCAACAGCCGTCTTGCCCATTACATCGAAACATCGAGATATAATGAATCTGAAAATAAACGACTAATGCAGGAACTTCAAAGAATCAAGGAAATAGTCGGCAAGGAGAACGACTCTATCAAAAATATGTACGAAACTGAACTAAGGCAACTGAGGACTTTGCTCGACAATTCCGAACAAGAAAAAATGAAGCACATATTAACAACCCAGACCGAAAAAGATTCCTTCAACGAACTTTTGGAAATGTtggttttttatttgtattaagaaTTGTTTTGTCACTCGCTTATCAATATTAACTTTTTTGGAAACATTTAGGACTAACAATCACGCATTTGATAACATCCACACTAATGGCACTTTATTgacgtaaaagatatatttagACTTTATTAcgatattttatttgctttaattaatttaaaggttaaaagaaTTTGAAGAGTTGGAACGAGagctaaaagaaaaaattgaaagcaaAGAAAATGACCTTTTAAAATGCGAAAGCGAAGTTTCGATGCTTAAAAGACAAAATTCCAAACTTTTAAGTGAAAGACAAcgcgaaaaaaacaaaattgaaaaagtcAGAGCAGATCTGGCTCGTGTAAAAGCCGTAAATAGAATTCTAAATTAACCTTAGGACCTTGCAAATGAAACGTTGACTCGAATCGACATTCAAAACAGATTTCAGTCGCTTTGTGAAGAACTAGAATTCATTAAAGATATTCACAAAAAAGTACATTCTACCTCAAACTACATATCTGTAGGAAATCAAAGACCTTAGTGACGTAGCAAAAAACAGCCCAATTGGTCAGTGCCGTGAGTGGTGGGCTAATGAGTTCTCCAACTGCATAGCCGAAATTCAGTCCGAGTATGATGAAAGACTGAGTTCAATTCAGAATGAAATGGAGTCATTTTATACTTGCAAAGTGATTTTTATTCGAATTTCAATCTTAAGATTCAAGATGTTCAATatggacaaaataaaaatattgtagaaACCGGTCACATAAGAGATCAGATCTCAtcaataaaatttgtaaattCTGATTTGAAGACAAAAAACAGTCTAATAGAACAAGAAGTTGAGTCTAACATTTGTCGTTATTTATTTTAGAAAGCAATTCTCAATGCTCAAAACAATAATCTAAAACGAGAACTAAGTGAACTGCATTTAGAGTTTGACAAAATGATAATCGAAAAAAATACGGAAACTGAGGAAATTAGAAATGTTATGGAAAAAACTCTTTTGAACTACAGACAATAACCGACCACAACATGTCACTTAAAATGGAAATCCTGGCATACAGAAAACTGATTGAATGTGAAGAAAAAcggtaaatttattatttaaactatAAAACAGTAATGATGGAAATAAACAATCAACTCTTTCATTGCCTCGACAAGACTCGAGAATGAgttataaactaaaataatatttttgtagaaCATTCTTCTCCTGTGAAGCGTTCAACCTACCAAAAAAGCACCAAAGGTCCCATAACAATAAATTCTTGTGATGTCGACGGAAAATACATTTCAATCGAAAACTTAAATCCAATGAAGgtatatttagttattttatttaaggacgaaaaatttggtggatggaagatAATTCAGACAGTCGACGACCATGAGGTGCATAGTTATACTTTTGGTGACTACACTCTCAAAGCGGGGTCAAAAATGAAAATTGTCTGTGAGGGGACCAATCCAGAAAGTAGTACCGATCTCGTTTGGCATCATAAGAGTAAATTGGCCATCGGAGATTGTGTAGTCACGTCGCTTGTAAATGACAAAGAAGAGGTTGAGTTAATTCTTTATGTATTGAGTAGGAGAAAGCTGTTTACACGCTCAAGACTATTCATAGTTCTgattaacaataatatcaaaatgtAATATTAGTtgataattaactaattaataatatcaatttaatataaaattttttaatttacaaaataatatatttctatttaacgTGCATAATAAATGTCTTCTTGTGACGTTACGAGATTCTCAGAAATTATACTTGACACAACCAGACCAATTTCCGAAAGATTTTCAACTCTGCTTAAACTAGGAACTATTCCAGGAGAACAAAAAATCGAAGcaatatcaaaattattttctgataAGTCAATTCTTCTAAAACACGAATGTGCCTATGttttgggacaaacacaaaatccAACCGCCATACCAGTTCTCATCAAAAACCTAAAAGATGAGGACCAAGATGTGATAACAAGACACGAATGTGGTTTTCTCTCTTCAAAATAATTCCAAGGAGAGGCATTAGGGGCCATCGGATTATCAACCCCCGAAGTTATTTGTGCCCTTGAAATATACTCGAAATCAGATTTGattgaagttttatatttaaTGGACTGTAGTTGGCAGAAACGTGTCAATTGGCTCTTGAAAGATTGAATTTTGTGAAAAGTGGAGGATCAAAGGGACCTTCCGATTCATATTATTTGTCAATAGACCCGGCATATCCCTTTGATGATGGACAATATTCACTGGGAGAACTCGGAGACATTCTTTTGGATGACAAGGAGGATCTCTATCGAAGATATCGTGCGATGTTTTCGTTGAGAAATATAAATTCTGACGAGtcggtaaaaatattaaatttgggTTATTTTTTGTGAATTTACAAAAAGGTTTAAAATGTGGTTCTTCTCTTTTTCGTCATGAAATTGCGTATGTTTTGGGACAGCTTCAAAATGAATTGTCTATTGATGCTTTGAAGGAGAGCTGTGAATGTGAGTTGGAGGCTCCGATGGTTCGGCATGAAGCAGTTGAGGCATTGAGTTCGATTGGTCTCCCACGGGCTATGGATGTTCTACGGGGTATTCTAAAGTCTGATACTACTGAATCTGTTGTTATTGACAGTTGTCTTGTGGGATGTTCTTTGTGATTTCTCCTTATATTGTtgacaataataattgtttgctttatttaaatggaaaataatgaatTCACTCGGAGTTGTTTAGCTCATATTTTATGTTTGGAAAAATCTGAAtttgtttaattaataataaGGATTCTGAGAGGCAACGTCTTCTCGACCATAAGTAGTTTTAGATTAAAACTAACGTAAAAAAATTCTGACATTAAAAAACAATTGCATAATCAGTATTGTTAAATGGATAAAAATTTGGCATTtgaatagaaattaattaaattaataattctgttttgttttttattttcgatAGAATTATAAATAAGTATAATTTAAAAATCCTAGAAAAAAAACAGACCTTATAACGGCCCCGGTAGCTCAGTTGGTTAGAGCGTCGTGCTAATAACGCGAAGGTCTAGGGTTCGAGTCCCTGTCGGGGCAGTTTTTTGtactttaaataattttatttttctacatttttagtcaaataaccAATatgattttttcaattttttgaatATGTTCTAGCATCTGCTTTGTTTTAGATTGTAATAAACGTTATTTTTGAGAAAGTTTAATCCAGCACTTCTCACTTAGTAAGAACTTTTTTCTTAGCGACGAGATACTTTCCAATAAGATCAGTTGTTTTCATATAAACCTCAATGAATTAATTTTCTTAAATAACTCATTTTGCAACCAGTTTGTCCTATCTCATTGTATATGGAATTACAAGAGGTTTATGATGCCCAAGAAACTAATAATCCACTCATTCCTATCTGTTGTTGAGAATGGTTTGAGAAAAAAGCAATCAATGCAATATTCGCTTTGCCGTActtaaaaagaaattggaaagCACGCATGTTAAAAAACGCTGACATCAGAGCCCAACTACAAGATACCTCCTAATTTGAATTGCAGATAGATAACCATAAACAATTATCCATTATATCTACTCTTGCTATTTCTAGAGAAAAATGTGGTTCAGAAAAGCAcaaatgaatgaatttttttttcaaagtttttttgaaaataaaagaaaaatgtttccaTTATAAATTTTTATCTCAAATGTCTGAAATAATTTGACATTGAGAGCActaattaatttttgattttttgtacTCTGATTTTTGAAACTATATGGGCACAAAGTGTCACACTTTTCGTCAGTGAATTTTTTCGTTTCATATCAGTTTGGACCTGATATAGTTTGATTTTAGCGAGTTTTCTCTTCATTGACTCTTCTCAGTTACTTTTAAGTCAAGTCTTGTTGATAAAGCCTTTATATGCGCATTTTCCAGCATAGATGATATTTAAATTTAACAGAGTAGGTATCACAATGAATTTGGATGCttacatttaataatttaaaataatggaaataataaacTGACAATTCTTTTTTGATATGACTTTAATCACATTCGAACAAAACATTCCAATAAGATGGGAaaatcaatttactattttgtaaaACTGAAGGGAAATTACGATAATGAAACAAATTTGAAGCATAATTTTATTAAGGAAGCATTTAAatcaaaaaatttttatttttcacatataATTTATAAAGAGATTGGTCTTTTCATATCAAATAGCAGAATTGCTTCGTCACGGGGCACTCAACGACGTCATCTCGAGAGCACTCAATGCTGCCGGTTTCCCGAATGTACTTAAACCAGTCGGTTTGGACAGAGGGGACGGCAAGCGCTTCGATGGATGACAACCTTCCTATTTCGAAATGGCAAATGCCTGATCTGGGACGCTACGTGCACAGACGCTTGGTCCCCATCGGCAAAACtctcatcagcatcatctccTGGATCGGCCGCGGCTTTGGCGGAAGACCACATGTCGAGAAGTACAGACAACCCGCCGCACAACATTCCTTTGTCCCTTTGGCTTTCGAGACCTTCGGACCGCAAACAGCCAAGTTATTGAAGGACGTCGAACTCCTTATCGCGAATTCCTGGACGTAAATCCCCCTGACTGAGACAAAGGATTTTGGCTACGCGAAAGCTATCCGTTTGACCGGGACATAACCGTTCTCTGGCAATGCTCGTAGATCGAGTTCTTCTTTCCTTGCGgacttttttattttcacttttaaaatGATTACATTTGGCTGTAATAGCAGAGTTAACTACCCAACATGGGTATCTCCACACACTTGGTGAAAatattgttatt
This sequence is a window from Octopus sinensis unplaced genomic scaffold, ASM634580v1 Contig14516, whole genome shotgun sequence. Protein-coding genes within it:
- the LOC115230126 gene encoding T-complex protein 1 subunit theta-like is translated as MVINYLEKLFVTSDASTIVKELDVQHPACKLVVMAIQHQERECGDGTTQVLLLCVNLLENAAKLLKSGLPLKDVISGFQNALDFCLKTLPGVFTVKYFLELVVDSPVDLKDKNSQVKAIAETGCNVVVSIGKVGDMYRHFANKHGLVLIRFTSKFDLRRLCLLTGATPLPRLVVPDQGELGRCDSVHFEEIGSTHVVLFKQTSLVSTVILRGSSDHIMLDVEKAVDDGINAFKSLTRDNRLLPGGGAVELELANRLNVLSCPGALEQCSLAMLGVVRQIGDNGGLKGTVNALLGEHVKGSVNAGYIAEGDSLRMGDVVEAGLFDLYNTKHWVIKNAFNTAITILRIDEVRGVLYL
- the LOC115230131 gene encoding alpha-actinin-4-like; this encodes MAGEVKKVEQIGSSDLQPELDYLIQCEQKVAEFEPQLSIPERHYQKIVDVNVFDTRNLGYSIQKLKMDYEKLRSYISAQYREIEKERLARVASTGVSQEEIEYFQASFAHFDANNDHKLNFEEFRSCLISVGYDPATVENVYWYCRV
- the LOC115230127 gene encoding 60 kDa neurofilament protein-like, with translation MKELNSRLAHYIETSRYNESENKRLMQELQRIKEIVGKENDSIKNMYETELRQLRTLLDNSEQEKMKHILTTQTEKDSFNELLEMLKEFEELERELKEKIESKENDLLKCESEVSMLKRQNSKLLSERQREKNKIEKVRADLARVKAKAILNAQNNNLKRELSELHLEFDKMIIEKNTETEEIRNVMEKTLLNYRQ
- the LOC115230128 gene encoding deoxyhypusine hydroxylase-like codes for the protein MSSCDVTRFSEIILDTTRPISERFSTLLKLGTIPGEQKIEAISKLFSDKSILLKHECAYVLGQTQNPTAIPVLIKNLKDEDQDVITRHECGLKCGSSLFRHEIAYVLGQLQNELSIDALKESCECELEAPMVRHEAVEALSSIGLPRAMDVLRGILKSDTTESVVIDSCLVGCSL